Proteins encoded in a region of the Populus nigra chromosome 3, ddPopNigr1.1, whole genome shotgun sequence genome:
- the LOC133687829 gene encoding uncharacterized protein LOC133687829, whose amino-acid sequence MGNYTSCCAVVTLSRKPKTAKLINSQGNFRQVSLPVKAAELMLEEPGHIIAPVDELKQRSRTIAMRADDELLPGKVYLSVPLSKANCKISASELAIIESTIAACAKRSSKKRSGAKVLPAMAVDLWEEKGSESGVKVLEGNDTSSTSYRLVNYRQWTLALEPIPEEF is encoded by the coding sequence ATGGGAAACTACACTTCTTGCTGTGCTGTTGTTACCCTCTCAAGAAAACCTAAGACTGCAAAACTTATAAATTCTCAGGGAAACTTTAGGCAAGTAAGTCTCCCGGTAAAAGCTGCAGAGCTCATGCTTGAAGAACCTGGCCATATCATCGCTCCAGTAGATGAGCTGAAGCAAAGGAGTCGTACAATAGCCATGCGAGCTGACGATGAGCTTCTGCCTGGAAAGGTATACCTGTCAGTTCCTTTAAGTAAGGCAAACTGTAAAATTTCTGCGTCGGAGTTGGCAATCATTGAGTCTACCATAGCTGCTTGTGCGAAAAGGTCGAGCAAGAAGAGAAGTGGTGCTAAGGTTTTGCCTGCTATGGCAGTGGACTTGTGGGAGGAGAAGGGATCAGAGAGTGGGGTTAAGGTCTTGGAAGGAAATGATACGAGCTCTACCAGTTACCGGTTAGTGAATTATAGGCAGTGGACTCTGGCGTTGGAGCCGATACCGGAGGAGTTTTGA